A DNA window from Arachis duranensis cultivar V14167 chromosome 3, aradu.V14167.gnm2.J7QH, whole genome shotgun sequence contains the following coding sequences:
- the LOC107479979 gene encoding uncharacterized protein LOC107479979 yields the protein MAQCNSRKARESNPACQVEVKRRTDEHPPQITVTFVNGVEQAFDATSTPAQIIRTMILEKGQTLETEQMFREAGESWPAIIPKEELSQPAPGVNPRKAEEKKQ from the coding sequence ATGGCACAGTGCAACTCACGCAAGGCGAGGGAATCAAACCCTGCGTGCCAGGTGGAGGTGAAGCGCCGAACCGATGAACACCCGCCGCAGATCACGGTGACCTTCGTGAACGGCGTCGAGCAAGCCTTCGATGCGACCTCAACCCCTGCACAGATCATAAGGACCATGATTCTTGAAAAAGGCCAAACCCTAGAGACCGAGCAGATGTTCCGAGAAGCTGGTGAGTCATGGCCCGCCATCATTCCCAAAGAAGAGCTATCTCAGCCCGCACCTGGCGTCAAT